From a region of the Pseudomonadales bacterium genome:
- the recB gene encoding exodeoxyribonuclease V subunit beta yields MNSDPNSLPLLGRCLIEASAGTGKTWTITGLVLRLLLGANPPGTPPAPARALREILIVTFTRAATEELRTRIRTRLRAARLAFASGGTAPEDDALIAELLAASAERERDHDRLHAAELELDLASIFTIHGFANRALKRNAFESGISFAADIAEDDALLVRRTIHDFWRERVYPLPALPAAQLLGRIDHAGFVTTVRNLLGRQGLQTLNAPAGSWQQLLATIDAEATRLLTAWRSEGPGFDAAIAETRLNSKGREALQEALPRMDAVLAGAASLDHETVHALSRDFLASELAKKKGNALPALTVFDIAQTLDEHGTALYRRLLTDALVELPRRLADAKDRSGQLGYDDLLRLLDAGLRGAGGARLAATIREQYPVALIDEFQDTDLRQWEVFSTIYSTADSALFLVGDPKQAIYAFRGADVHAYLRARSTVSERRSLPTNYRTVATLIDAVNALFTLRTDNDPFLAGDAMPFDAVRAAGRAEEKPLLLDGTPVAALTVLHLKAAEAGADSPSADPPATEEYRERMANAAANHLADLLRKAQDGRVLLGGHALRAGDIVCLVRDRHEARHFTDACERRGIACVHLSRDNVYASEEARDLHQALAALLEPGSERRLRAALGCALLGRNAAELALLRDDDARLLREQERFLALAEALRSAGVQATLRRLLFAWDVPRRLLARSDGERALTNCLHLIELLQAERESLDSDEALLARFTALIAHASDPARGEREVELLRLQSDAERVRIVTLHASKGLEYPLVYLPFTPVFKPAKEALFHRDDTHELCYDLAAEAKSTAAAQREQRAEDLRLFYVGITRAIHGCVLGVGDVRRGNAKESRFKDSAPGHLLDAETLGAERAIARLGTLPGTVLLDAEALPWCEVPAATPPSRPLAARRFLTVIERDWQASSYSALARHLDTRSGRLLRQPELRAETDAASPAQEHSIFNFPRGARHGSFLHALFEGLDFAAQADATVHAGMISRALQHAGYAADWLPALQQLLADVLDCALDDDALRLRSLQGSSGRHAVELGFEFPLAPFDTARLDALLAAHDPLARAAPALAFARVRGMLSGFIDLVFECRGRYYVVDYKSNHLGNALADYAPARLAHSIVEHRYDLQYALYTLALTRLLRQRLGETFDYERHVGGVYYLYLRGMRAAAGARHGVWYARPARELIEALDALCSGDDGDDD; encoded by the coding sequence ATGAACTCCGACCCGAACAGCCTGCCCTTGCTTGGCCGCTGCCTGATCGAGGCGAGCGCAGGCACCGGCAAGACATGGACGATCACCGGACTGGTGCTGCGCCTGCTGCTCGGCGCAAACCCGCCGGGCACCCCACCGGCTCCCGCGCGCGCATTGCGCGAGATCCTGATCGTCACCTTCACGCGGGCTGCGACCGAAGAGCTGCGCACGCGCATCCGCACCCGTCTGCGGGCCGCGCGACTGGCCTTTGCCAGCGGCGGCACCGCACCCGAAGATGACGCGCTGATCGCCGAGCTTCTGGCCGCCAGCGCAGAACGCGAACGCGACCACGACCGCCTGCACGCCGCCGAACTGGAACTCGACCTGGCGAGCATCTTCACGATCCACGGTTTCGCGAACCGGGCGCTGAAGCGCAATGCCTTCGAAAGCGGAATTTCGTTTGCAGCCGATATCGCCGAAGACGATGCGCTGCTCGTCAGGCGCACCATCCACGACTTCTGGCGCGAACGCGTCTATCCGTTGCCGGCCTTGCCGGCAGCGCAGTTGCTCGGGCGCATCGATCACGCCGGTTTCGTGACCACCGTGCGCAATCTGCTTGGCCGGCAAGGCTTGCAAACGCTGAATGCTCCGGCCGGGTCGTGGCAGCAGCTCCTCGCCACGATCGACGCCGAAGCCACCCGGCTGCTCACGGCGTGGCGCAGCGAGGGCCCCGGCTTCGATGCCGCCATCGCCGAGACCCGGCTCAACAGCAAAGGCAGGGAAGCGCTGCAGGAGGCGCTGCCGCGCATGGACGCAGTGCTGGCAGGTGCGGCAAGCCTGGACCACGAAACGGTGCACGCGCTGTCGCGTGATTTCCTTGCCAGCGAACTCGCCAAAAAGAAGGGCAACGCGCTGCCGGCACTGACGGTATTCGACATTGCGCAGACGCTCGACGAACACGGCACCGCGCTGTACCGGCGGCTGCTGACCGATGCGCTCGTCGAACTGCCACGGCGTCTTGCCGACGCCAAGGACCGCAGCGGCCAGCTTGGCTACGACGACCTGCTGCGCCTGCTCGACGCGGGACTGCGCGGTGCCGGCGGGGCACGGCTCGCGGCAACGATTCGCGAACAGTATCCGGTCGCGCTGATCGACGAGTTCCAGGACACCGATCTGCGCCAGTGGGAAGTGTTTTCGACAATCTACTCCACCGCGGACAGCGCGCTGTTCCTGGTCGGTGATCCGAAGCAGGCGATCTACGCGTTTCGCGGCGCCGATGTGCACGCCTACCTGCGTGCGCGCTCGACGGTGAGCGAGCGGCGCTCGCTGCCGACCAACTATCGCACGGTCGCGACGCTGATCGACGCGGTGAACGCTCTGTTCACGCTGCGCACGGACAACGATCCCTTCCTTGCCGGCGACGCCATGCCCTTCGATGCGGTGCGGGCGGCGGGGCGAGCCGAGGAGAAGCCCCTGTTGCTCGACGGCACCCCTGTTGCGGCGCTCACGGTGCTGCATCTCAAGGCAGCGGAAGCCGGAGCAGATTCGCCGTCAGCGGACCCACCGGCGACCGAGGAGTATCGCGAACGCATGGCGAACGCAGCCGCCAATCATCTGGCCGATCTGCTGCGCAAGGCGCAGGACGGGCGCGTCCTGCTCGGCGGACACGCTCTTCGCGCCGGCGATATCGTCTGCCTGGTGCGCGATCGGCACGAGGCTCGCCACTTCACCGACGCCTGCGAGAGGCGCGGCATCGCCTGCGTCCATCTCAGCCGCGACAATGTCTACGCCAGCGAAGAGGCACGCGATCTGCACCAGGCGCTGGCGGCGCTGCTCGAGCCCGGATCGGAGCGCCGGCTGCGGGCTGCGCTCGGCTGTGCGCTGCTCGGGCGCAACGCTGCAGAACTGGCGCTGCTGCGCGACGACGACGCCCGACTGCTGCGCGAGCAGGAGCGTTTCCTCGCCCTGGCCGAAGCACTGCGCAGCGCCGGTGTGCAGGCAACGCTGCGCCGGCTGCTGTTCGCCTGGGATGTACCGCGCAGGCTGCTCGCGCGCAGCGACGGCGAACGCGCGCTGACCAACTGCCTGCACCTGATCGAGCTGCTGCAGGCCGAACGCGAGTCGCTCGACAGCGACGAGGCGCTGCTCGCACGCTTCACCGCGCTGATCGCGCACGCGAGCGATCCGGCACGCGGTGAGCGCGAAGTGGAGCTGCTGCGGCTGCAGAGCGACGCCGAGCGCGTACGGATCGTGACGCTGCACGCGAGCAAGGGCCTGGAGTACCCGCTGGTGTACCTGCCCTTCACACCCGTATTCAAGCCCGCGAAGGAGGCCCTGTTCCATCGCGATGACACGCACGAACTGTGCTACGACCTTGCCGCAGAGGCAAAATCGACCGCAGCGGCACAACGCGAGCAACGGGCCGAGGACCTGCGACTCTTCTACGTCGGCATCACGCGCGCCATCCACGGCTGCGTGCTCGGGGTAGGCGACGTTCGCCGCGGCAACGCAAAGGAGAGCCGGTTCAAGGACAGTGCGCCCGGCCATCTGCTCGATGCGGAAACACTCGGCGCCGAGCGTGCGATTGCACGCCTCGGCACGCTGCCGGGAACGGTGCTGCTCGATGCCGAGGCGCTGCCATGGTGCGAAGTCCCGGCCGCAACACCACCGTCAAGACCACTCGCCGCGCGGCGGTTCCTGACCGTGATCGAGCGTGACTGGCAGGCAAGCAGCTATTCGGCGCTGGCGCGTCACCTCGATACACGCTCCGGACGACTGTTGCGCCAACCGGAATTGCGTGCCGAGACAGACGCCGCTTCGCCCGCACAGGAGCACAGCATCTTCAACTTCCCGCGCGGTGCGCGGCATGGAAGCTTCCTGCACGCGCTGTTCGAGGGACTCGATTTCGCGGCGCAGGCAGACGCGACGGTTCATGCCGGGATGATTTCCCGGGCGCTGCAGCACGCCGGCTATGCGGCCGACTGGCTGCCGGCACTGCAGCAACTGCTCGCCGATGTGCTCGACTGTGCACTCGACGACGATGCACTGCGGCTACGCTCGCTGCAGGGCTCATCGGGGCGGCACGCGGTCGAACTGGGATTCGAGTTCCCGCTTGCGCCATTCGATACCGCCCGGCTCGACGCCCTGCTCGCAGCGCACGATCCGCTCGCGCGCGCCGCTCCGGCGCTGGCGTTCGCACGCGTGCGCGGAATGTTGAGCGGCTTCATCGACCTGGTCTTCGAATGCCGTGGGCGCTACTACGTCGTGGACTACAAATCGAACCATCTCGGCAATGCGTTGGCCGACTATGCACCGGCGCGCCTCGCGCACTCGATCGTCGAACACCGCTACGACCTGCAGTACGCGCTCTACACGCTCGCGCTGACGCGACTGCTGCGCCAGCGCCTCGGGGAGACCTTCGATTACGAACGCCACGTCGGCGGCGTCTACTACCTGTACCTGCGCGGAATGCGTGCAGCCGCCGGGGCACGTCACGGCGTCTGGTACGCACGGCCTGCGCGGGAACTGATCGAGGCGCTGGATGCACTGTGCAGCGGGGACGACGGCGATGACGACTGA
- the recC gene encoding exodeoxyribonuclease V subunit gamma: MLYQYHGNDMDVLRKCACTLLGAAPLAPLVAERVMVPNIGMAKWLRAGIAAHSGIAANLRMESPAAFLDGLARSLSGEVRQHAGAHAWSKEQLALRIMRELPSLQACPGFEAVAHYLDGSDPQRRLYALSLRLAELFDRYLLYRYEWLLAWESGTAVAGPALAGNAWQALLWRAVVERLQEEQPGQLHGARRLQQLIDDLGGTRALPVALPGRIVGFGLGSLAPLFVEALLALANRTDVHLFQFNPSNTYWYDTESERTLARWRVEEPERAALSTSGNPLLDAWGRAGRSGLAQLLARDLTDVADLFCEATAPGVLGALQNDLLHHDTPGQRRSLERDDGSLVFAEAHSRLREVEALQDQLLHLLAAVEGLRPRDIVVMAPDIGVYTGAIQAVFTLPHHDPRHLPFTIADRDGSTTNTLLQAFLHLLRLPESRFERSALLALLGVPAIGKRFRIGADVLESLRERTDAAAIRWGLDASPLPDGTPGPERNSWRFGLERLLLGIAFDEDTLYDGIAPLDPGGLDGMEGVGRLAGFLRHIEHYATALVATRPMRAWTELLHALLADFFCDDPDTAEDLAVLHRALADTASAIDDAGHDGPLARSVLHDLLAARLAAQDGSHDFLRGGVNFCQLTPLRSIPFRVVCLLGMEAEAFPRSSPPPAFDLMARTPRAGDPSQRDDDRHLFLEALLSARDHFYISRVARDERNDSKREPALPLSELRNHIDDWWLPANDGRSASAVLTREHRLKPFDRVYFEEGGVLSSFRSEWLPAAHERSAAGIFCAQPLPAPAIDELALDTLLAFMRNPCRGFLEQRLGVRLGYGEEVDADEEPLALDALEQWQLRETLLATVLTGGSAAAASARFTASGQLPHGFAGTRALARTLDSCAPLLETASAWAALDTRSQSFALESGGLRLHGILAGLRDGRLRRISASKAHGNTLLPFWISHLCGCACNLTTGSAELHCADVLRVLPPLDPAQAREHLAGLVRIYREGQRRPLPLFPRTSFAYAQALRKSGNPAQALKTAGSQFEDGHNHPGEGSDRNVRRVFAQPDVIFDAGFAALATRVFDPLLAALDEGAR, translated from the coding sequence ATGCTCTACCAATACCACGGCAACGACATGGACGTGCTGCGCAAGTGTGCCTGCACACTGCTCGGGGCAGCGCCGCTTGCCCCGCTGGTCGCCGAACGGGTGATGGTGCCGAACATCGGCATGGCGAAGTGGCTGCGCGCAGGAATCGCCGCTCACAGCGGCATCGCGGCGAACCTGCGCATGGAATCGCCAGCCGCGTTCCTCGACGGTCTCGCGCGCTCGCTGTCCGGCGAAGTGCGCCAGCACGCCGGCGCACACGCGTGGAGCAAGGAACAGCTGGCGCTGCGCATCATGCGCGAACTGCCGTCGCTGCAAGCCTGCCCCGGCTTCGAAGCCGTGGCGCATTATCTGGACGGCAGCGATCCCCAGCGCCGCCTCTACGCGCTGAGCCTGCGGCTGGCGGAACTCTTCGACCGCTACCTGCTGTACCGGTACGAGTGGCTGCTCGCCTGGGAATCGGGCACGGCCGTGGCCGGGCCGGCACTTGCCGGCAATGCCTGGCAGGCGCTGCTGTGGCGTGCGGTGGTCGAGCGACTGCAGGAGGAACAGCCGGGTCAACTGCACGGCGCCAGACGACTGCAGCAACTGATCGATGACCTTGGCGGCACACGGGCGCTGCCGGTCGCGCTTCCCGGGCGCATCGTCGGTTTTGGCCTCGGCTCGCTGGCGCCCCTGTTCGTCGAAGCACTGCTTGCCCTTGCGAACCGCACCGATGTGCACCTGTTCCAGTTCAACCCCAGCAACACCTACTGGTACGACACCGAAAGTGAGCGCACGCTGGCACGCTGGCGCGTGGAAGAACCGGAACGCGCCGCACTCAGCACGAGCGGCAATCCGCTGCTCGACGCGTGGGGGCGCGCCGGCCGCTCGGGGCTGGCGCAACTGCTCGCACGCGATCTCACCGACGTAGCCGATCTGTTCTGCGAGGCAACTGCTCCCGGCGTGCTTGGCGCGCTGCAGAACGACCTGCTGCACCACGACACGCCCGGGCAGCGGCGTTCGCTGGAACGCGACGACGGCAGCCTGGTGTTCGCCGAGGCGCACAGCCGGTTGCGCGAGGTCGAGGCGCTGCAGGATCAACTCCTGCATCTTCTCGCCGCCGTCGAGGGGCTGCGGCCACGCGATATCGTCGTGATGGCACCCGATATCGGCGTCTACACCGGTGCGATCCAGGCCGTGTTCACGCTGCCACACCATGATCCGCGCCATCTGCCGTTCACGATCGCCGATCGTGATGGCAGCACGACGAACACCCTGCTGCAGGCATTCCTGCACCTGCTGCGACTGCCGGAAAGCCGCTTCGAACGATCGGCCTTGCTGGCACTGCTCGGTGTTCCGGCGATCGGGAAGCGCTTCAGGATAGGCGCCGACGTGCTCGAGTCCCTGCGTGAACGCACCGACGCCGCGGCGATTCGCTGGGGGCTCGACGCCAGCCCGCTGCCAGACGGGACGCCAGGTCCCGAACGCAACTCGTGGCGATTCGGACTCGAACGCCTGCTGCTCGGCATCGCCTTCGACGAGGACACGCTTTACGACGGCATCGCACCGCTCGACCCGGGCGGTCTCGACGGCATGGAAGGCGTCGGTCGGCTTGCCGGGTTCCTGCGCCACATCGAGCACTACGCGACTGCGCTCGTCGCGACACGCCCGATGCGTGCCTGGACCGAGCTTCTGCACGCGTTGCTGGCTGACTTCTTCTGCGACGATCCCGATACCGCCGAAGACCTCGCCGTGTTGCACCGTGCGCTGGCCGACACCGCCAGCGCGATCGATGACGCCGGCCACGACGGCCCGCTCGCGCGCAGCGTGCTGCACGACCTGCTCGCCGCACGGCTCGCCGCACAGGACGGCTCGCACGATTTCCTGCGTGGCGGCGTGAATTTCTGCCAGCTCACGCCGCTGCGCAGCATCCCGTTTCGCGTGGTGTGCCTGCTCGGCATGGAGGCCGAGGCATTTCCACGCAGCTCCCCGCCACCGGCCTTCGACCTGATGGCGCGCACACCGCGTGCCGGTGACCCCTCGCAGCGCGACGACGATCGCCACCTGTTTCTCGAAGCCCTGCTGTCGGCACGCGACCACTTCTATATAAGCCGCGTGGCGCGCGACGAGCGCAACGACAGCAAGCGCGAACCAGCCTTGCCGCTGAGCGAGCTGCGCAATCACATCGACGACTGGTGGCTGCCCGCCAACGACGGCCGCTCGGCCAGCGCCGTGCTCACGCGTGAACACCGGCTGAAGCCCTTCGATCGCGTCTACTTCGAGGAAGGCGGGGTGCTTTCGAGCTTTCGCAGCGAATGGCTGCCGGCGGCACACGAGCGATCCGCCGCCGGGATCTTCTGCGCACAACCGCTGCCGGCGCCTGCAATCGACGAGCTGGCTCTGGACACCCTGCTCGCGTTCATGCGCAACCCCTGCCGTGGTTTTCTGGAACAGCGTCTCGGTGTGCGTCTGGGATACGGCGAGGAAGTCGACGCCGACGAGGAGCCGCTGGCGCTCGACGCGCTCGAGCAATGGCAGTTGCGCGAGACATTGCTCGCCACGGTGCTCACCGGTGGCAGCGCTGCTGCCGCCAGCGCGCGCTTCACGGCCAGCGGCCAGCTCCCACACGGCTTCGCCGGCACACGGGCGCTGGCCAGGACGCTCGACTCCTGCGCGCCGCTGCTGGAAACCGCCAGCGCATGGGCGGCCCTGGATACGCGCAGCCAGAGCTTCGCGCTCGAGTCGGGCGGGCTGCGTCTGCACGGCATCCTGGCTGGTCTGCGCGACGGGCGGCTGCGCCGGATCAGCGCATCCAAGGCGCACGGCAACACGCTGTTGCCGTTCTGGATCAGCCACCTGTGCGGCTGTGCCTGCAACCTGACGACCGGCAGCGCAGAGTTGCACTGTGCCGATGTGCTGCGCGTACTGCCGCCGCTCGATCCCGCGCAGGCACGCGAACACCTTGCCGGTCTGGTACGGATTTACCGTGAAGGGCAGCGTCGTCCGCTGCCGCTCTTCCCCAGGACCTCGTTCGCCTATGCGCAGGCACTGCGCAAGAGCGGCAACCCCGCACAGGCGCTGAAGACTGCCGGAAGCCAGTTCGAGGACGGCCACAACCATCCCGGCGAAGGCAGCGACCGCAACGTGCGGCGGGTGTTCGCGCAGCCGGACGTGATCTTCGATGCCGGATTCGCGGCACTCGCGACACGCGTGTTCGATCCGCTGCTGGCCGCTCTCGACGAGGGCGCACGATGA
- a CDS encoding 3'(2'),5'-bisphosphate nucleotidase CysQ produces MPARWHSAAVAAARAASAAILELRDATLQRQRKPDGSWVSAADHAASRAITQHLAPLDASVPVISEEGEHDPGGATRFWLVDPLDGTREFLRGSEAFSVNIALISDGYPCFGLICLPTSATLYQGAAGFGAWRDHEPIHAATASQDAPCRVLVSPGQTGTLHAELAPRLATHGIDTRIVAEPGAVKFCRLAEGDADVYLRRTRTCGWDSAAGQAIVEAAGGAVYDAGWQRLGYVYRPHWYNGDFIAVADPVWRQRLAQG; encoded by the coding sequence TTGCCTGCACGCTGGCACTCCGCGGCCGTCGCGGCAGCGCGCGCTGCCAGTGCCGCCATCCTCGAGCTGCGCGATGCGACGCTGCAACGCCAGCGCAAGCCCGACGGCAGCTGGGTCAGTGCGGCAGACCATGCCGCCTCGCGCGCGATCACGCAGCACCTCGCACCACTCGATGCCAGCGTGCCCGTGATCAGTGAGGAAGGTGAACACGACCCCGGTGGCGCCACGCGATTCTGGCTCGTCGACCCGCTCGATGGTACGCGTGAGTTCCTGCGCGGCAGCGAGGCGTTCAGCGTGAACATCGCCCTGATCAGCGACGGCTATCCGTGCTTCGGTCTGATCTGCCTGCCGACCAGTGCAACGCTCTACCAGGGCGCTGCCGGCTTCGGCGCGTGGCGCGACCACGAACCGATCCACGCGGCCACTGCCAGCCAGGACGCGCCCTGCCGGGTGCTGGTGAGTCCGGGACAGACCGGGACGCTGCATGCCGAACTGGCGCCACGGCTCGCCACGCACGGAATCGACACCCGGATCGTCGCCGAGCCGGGAGCAGTCAAGTTCTGCCGCCTCGCAGAGGGAGACGCCGACGTGTATCTGCGCCGCACCCGCACCTGCGGCTGGGACAGCGCGGCCGGGCAGGCGATCGTCGAGGCTGCCGGTGGTGCGGTCTACGACGCCGGGTGGCAACGGCTCGGCTATGTGTACCGGCCACACTGGTACAACGGTGATTTCATCGCCGTCGCCGACCCCGTCTGGCGACAGCGGCTTGCGCAAGGCTGA
- the nudE gene encoding ADP compounds hydrolase NudE produces MGNSHQPEILAARWVSHTRLFHVQEQKLRFGNGVERTYERLNPGFHGAVMVVAVDDSDKMLLVTEYGAGVGDYYLSFPKGAVHAEESILDAANRELMEETGHGARQLELLCELTLSPSYMGNRMAIVLARDLFPKRLPGDEPEPLIVSTHSFDELIDLQQSGTLHEAYAVAALFLARERLAASGKF; encoded by the coding sequence ATGGGCAATTCACACCAACCCGAGATCCTTGCTGCACGCTGGGTCAGCCACACCAGGCTGTTCCATGTGCAGGAGCAGAAGCTGCGCTTCGGCAACGGCGTCGAGCGCACGTACGAACGGCTCAACCCCGGCTTCCACGGTGCCGTGATGGTCGTTGCGGTCGACGACTCGGACAAAATGCTGCTGGTGACCGAGTACGGGGCCGGAGTGGGTGATTACTATCTGTCGTTCCCCAAGGGGGCCGTACATGCCGAGGAATCGATCCTCGACGCGGCGAACCGTGAACTGATGGAGGAGACCGGTCACGGTGCGCGCCAGCTCGAACTGCTGTGCGAGCTGACACTGTCCCCCTCGTACATGGGCAATCGCATGGCCATCGTGCTTGCGCGCGACCTGTTCCCGAAACGCCTGCCTGGCGACGAGCCGGAACCCTTGATAGTGAGTACCCACAGCTTCGACGAACTGATCGACCTGCAGCAAAGCGGCACCCTGCACGAGGCTTACGCGGTGGCGGCGCTGTTCCTCGCCCGCGAGCGTCTCGCCGCCTCGGGGAAATTCTGA
- the yrfG gene encoding GMP/IMP nucleotidase: MIDWDAIDTVLLDMDGTLLDLHFDNFFWLEHLPRRYARIHERDEDAARLELAERFRAEQGSLNWYCVDHWSRELGLDVSALKREVRHLIAVRPYVEEFLARLHASRQRVMLVTNAHHKSLELKLAHVGLERWFDAIVSSHDFRRAKEEPGFWAALAAVEPFDPARTLLVDDNHTVLQSAHEYGIRHLLTLLQPDSRRELRSGLHFPAILHFDEIMPAAERGDG; encoded by the coding sequence ATGATCGACTGGGATGCGATCGACACCGTGCTGCTCGACATGGACGGTACGCTGCTCGATCTGCACTTCGACAACTTCTTCTGGCTCGAGCACCTGCCGCGACGCTACGCCCGGATCCACGAGCGCGACGAGGATGCGGCGCGCCTCGAGCTGGCGGAACGCTTTCGCGCCGAGCAGGGTTCCCTGAACTGGTACTGCGTGGATCACTGGTCGCGTGAGCTCGGACTCGACGTGAGTGCACTCAAGCGCGAGGTGCGCCACCTGATTGCCGTGCGCCCCTACGTCGAGGAGTTCCTCGCGCGGTTGCACGCGAGCCGGCAGCGCGTGATGCTGGTCACCAACGCACACCACAAGAGCCTCGAGCTGAAGCTGGCGCACGTCGGTCTGGAGCGCTGGTTCGATGCGATCGTGTCGTCGCACGACTTCCGTCGCGCGAAGGAGGAACCCGGCTTCTGGGCTGCGCTGGCAGCGGTGGAGCCGTTCGATCCGGCGCGCACGCTGCTGGTCGACGACAACCACACGGTGCTGCAGTCGGCGCATGAGTACGGCATCCGTCATCTGCTCACGCTGCTGCAGCCGGACAGCCGGCGCGAGTTGCGCAGCGGGCTGCACTTTCCGGCGATCCTGCATTTCGACGAGATCATGCCGGCAGCGGAGCGCGGCGATGGGTGA
- a CDS encoding RNA-binding protein: protein MGDERVRLDKWLWAARFFRTRSLAKQAIEGGKVWYDGARTRVSKEVHTGAQLRIRQGFDEKTVIVRALATERRGAPEAALLYQETTASIEARSVASEQRRLERTGVSAPPQRPGKRERRLIQRFRERNEP, encoded by the coding sequence ATGGGTGATGAGCGCGTGCGGCTCGACAAATGGCTGTGGGCGGCGCGCTTCTTCCGCACGCGCAGCCTCGCGAAGCAAGCCATCGAGGGCGGCAAGGTGTGGTACGACGGGGCACGCACGCGCGTATCGAAGGAGGTGCACACAGGTGCGCAACTGCGCATCCGCCAGGGCTTCGACGAAAAGACCGTGATCGTGCGGGCCCTGGCTACCGAACGGCGGGGCGCGCCGGAAGCGGCGTTGCTTTACCAGGAGACCACGGCCAGCATCGAGGCGCGCAGCGTGGCGAGCGAGCAGCGCCGCCTCGAACGCACCGGGGTCAGCGCTCCGCCACAGCGGCCCGGCAAGCGCGAGCGCCGGCTGATCCAGCGCTTTCGCGAGCGAAACGAACCATGA
- the hslO gene encoding Hsp33 family molecular chaperone HslO produces MNRPDADVLLGFHFETAAVRGHLVRLESSLAEILGQHFYPAPVAALLGETLAASVLLGATIKFAGSLGVQAKSAGPIALLFAECTHERCLRGYAQLADGALGEAFPDLLAAGTLVITITPDAGQRYQGIVPLDAPRLAGCLEHYFGQSEQLPTCIVLAADGERAAGLLLQVLPGRAEDESHALRWEHLCQLTRTLGQDELLAEPFTTVLYRLFHEERVRVHEPEVVRFGCRCSYERAANTLRALGATEVHAVFAEQGAVLIHCEFCQQEYRFDAAALEALFPRAHGEAICRDESRPTDGLFPRARGKPLH; encoded by the coding sequence ATGAACCGTCCCGACGCCGATGTGCTGCTCGGCTTCCACTTCGAGACGGCCGCCGTGCGCGGGCACCTGGTGCGTCTCGAATCCAGCCTCGCCGAGATTCTCGGCCAGCATTTCTATCCGGCGCCCGTGGCGGCGTTGCTCGGTGAAACCCTGGCTGCGAGCGTGCTGCTTGGTGCAACGATCAAGTTTGCCGGCTCGCTCGGCGTGCAGGCGAAGAGTGCCGGACCGATCGCGCTCCTGTTCGCCGAGTGTACCCACGAGCGCTGCCTTCGTGGCTACGCGCAGCTCGCCGACGGTGCGCTTGGCGAGGCGTTTCCCGATCTGCTGGCTGCCGGTACGCTGGTGATCACGATCACCCCCGACGCCGGCCAACGCTACCAGGGAATCGTGCCGCTCGACGCACCACGGCTGGCCGGGTGTCTGGAGCACTATTTCGGGCAGTCGGAGCAGCTGCCGACCTGCATTGTGCTCGCTGCCGACGGTGAGCGGGCGGCAGGTCTGCTGTTGCAGGTGCTGCCCGGCCGGGCCGAAGATGAAAGTCACGCGCTCCGCTGGGAGCATCTGTGCCAGCTCACGCGTACGCTTGGCCAGGACGAATTGCTCGCCGAGCCGTTCACGACCGTTCTGTACCGGCTCTTCCACGAGGAGCGCGTGCGCGTGCACGAGCCCGAGGTGGTGCGCTTCGGCTGCCGCTGTTCGTACGAGCGAGCCGCAAACACGCTGCGCGCGTTGGGCGCGACCGAAGTGCACGCCGTGTTCGCCGAGCAGGGAGCCGTCCTGATCCACTGCGAGTTCTGTCAGCAGGAGTACCGTTTCGACGCCGCCGCGCTCGAGGCCCTGTTCCCGCGTGCGCACGGCGAGGCCATATGTCGGGATGAATCCCGACCTACGGATGGCCTGTTCCCGCGTGCGCGCGGCAAGCCTCTGCATTGA